In Aerosakkonema funiforme FACHB-1375, a genomic segment contains:
- the minC gene encoding septum site-determining protein MinC: MTVDSSVPPSVETIPESPPAPVLPLQVHLKGEDGKLLLILPPETPNSDGAAAAAIAWPDLWLQLKQRLGAGERFWEPNTPVHLMAQDRLLDGRQLQEIANALSECQLQLERVSTGRRQTAVAAATAGYSVEQQSVAISFLNKPNPKPGQALAEPLYLQTTLRSGVEVRHPGTIVILGDVNPGSSVVADGDILVWGRLRGFVHAGAKGNAQCLIMALQMEPTQLRIADYVARAPENPPAEFYPEVAYVTPQGIRIAKATGFVRPNLEEKD, encoded by the coding sequence ATGACTGTAGATTCTTCTGTTCCTCCCTCAGTCGAGACAATTCCCGAAAGCCCCCCAGCGCCAGTGCTGCCCTTACAAGTACATCTCAAGGGTGAAGATGGCAAGCTATTGTTAATCTTGCCGCCAGAAACACCCAACTCGGATGGTGCTGCGGCAGCTGCGATCGCATGGCCCGATCTTTGGCTACAGCTCAAGCAGCGTCTGGGCGCTGGCGAACGTTTCTGGGAACCGAATACACCAGTGCATTTAATGGCGCAAGACCGACTTCTAGATGGACGGCAGTTACAAGAAATTGCTAATGCCCTCTCAGAATGTCAGCTACAACTAGAACGGGTCTCTACCGGTCGTCGTCAAACAGCGGTTGCTGCGGCTACTGCCGGTTATTCTGTAGAGCAACAGTCAGTTGCAATTTCGTTCCTGAACAAACCGAATCCAAAACCGGGACAGGCACTGGCGGAACCATTGTACCTGCAAACAACTTTACGCTCTGGGGTAGAGGTTCGTCACCCCGGCACGATCGTAATTTTGGGAGATGTTAATCCTGGCAGTTCCGTTGTGGCTGATGGCGATATTCTAGTCTGGGGTCGTCTGCGCGGATTTGTTCATGCCGGTGCAAAGGGCAATGCCCAATGTCTAATTATGGCTCTCCAGATGGAACCAACTCAGCTGCGAATAGCGGATTATGTCGCTAGGGCACCGGAAAACCCCCCGGCTGAGTTTTACCCAGAGGTCGCTTATGTCACTCCCCAGGGAATTCGCATTGCGAAAGCTACTGGTTTTGTTAGACCCAATCTGGAAGAGAAGGACTAG